The sequence GGTCAAAGCGGTCCTGTTCGGCGCCGTCGACGAGTGGTGTCCCGTGCTGAGCTACAGTTACGAGCGTTTCTTCGGGGAACAGACCTCCGGGCCGATCGAGCCGTTCCGCTGGGACAAACAGACGGCGGTCATGGGCGAAGGCGCCGCCTTTCTGTTGTTGACGCACGGCGAGGACGCCGGGACGACGTATGGCCAGATCGACCAACTCCTCTGGACGCAAAGTGCGCGTTGGCTGCCCCCTCGCGACGAGGCGCTCGTGATCGGGGCCGACGGACACCGCTGCTATGCCAAGCAGTATGCGCGTCTGTCAGAGAGCCATCCGGCGTGTACGGCGTACACCCCTCTCTACGGCAGTCTGCCGGGGGGACAGGCCTTCGATTTGGCGATCGCGGCGCTCGCAGCGAAGGTCGGACAAGGTCCCGACCGGATCTGGTCGGTCAAGTGCGACGCCGACGGCAATTGCGGAGTGGTGGCATGTCGTTTCGGTCCTGGCCAAGAGTAACCATCGCCGCGAACATGGTCCTTGTGGCGGTCCTTATCGGACCCTCCTGCGTTCGCGCTGAGACTGGACTCTGGGAGAAGTGGTCGGCCGTGGTACGCGGCCAGGTCCCTCACGAGCAAGCACTGGCCATCTACCTTGGGACGGCCCACGATTGGTCCGACATGCAGTTCTTCCTCGCGAGCTGGCAGGCCCTGTATGACTATGACGCCATCTGGCCGCACGAAGCGCCGGATGCGCTGGGCATTCGATTCGAGGCCAACCTGGGCGCGGCTGCAGGAACGGAGTTTTCCGGAGCGCGTCTGATGGCCGGCGGAAACTTCCTGGCGGTCTATCATCTGGCTTCGCGGGAGACATCGAGGTTCGTCCCTTACGTGGAGGCGGGCGTCGGGTTGGTCTACACGGATTTCCAGAGGGCGGACCAGGGACTGCGGGTGAATTTCAACCCCGTTGCCGGCGTGGGGCTGCGGATCGATTCGGCGTTCGTGACCTTGCGCCTGCACCACGTGTCCAACGGAGGCCTTGACAGAGAGAACCGTGGGATCAATTCGATTGTCCTGGGTTTCGGAAAATACCTGTGATCGAACGGACCCGCCGTAGGACGGAGGGCGAGCGATGAGCGATCGGGTGTGCCCAGTTCTTCTGGCAGGACAAGAAATCCTTGACGGAGCCTGGCCGGCGACATACAGTCTGGCTCGGTTCCGTGTTGCCGTGGAGACGGCGGGAGCCTGTACGGAAACAGAGCACATTGGAGTGTAAGGAGAAAGGCCATGGTACGAACAGCAAGAACGGGAATCGCGTTGTTGTCGTGTCTGTTTTTCCTGGTGTGTGCGGGATGCAGCAGCCCGGGAGGGACGG comes from Anaerobaca lacustris and encodes:
- a CDS encoding acyloxyacyl hydrolase; this translates as MSFRSWPRVTIAANMVLVAVLIGPSCVRAETGLWEKWSAVVRGQVPHEQALAIYLGTAHDWSDMQFFLASWQALYDYDAIWPHEAPDALGIRFEANLGAAAGTEFSGARLMAGGNFLAVYHLASRETSRFVPYVEAGVGLVYTDFQRADQGLRVNFNPVAGVGLRIDSAFVTLRLHHVSNGGLDRENRGINSIVLGFGKYL